GAGACCCTGTTGCGGATGTGAAAGTTGTTGTTAGTGTGGCATCTGTGAAACCGGCGGAAGGGGCCGTGTGAACGACAAGCTCTCCCTCGCGGATGCTGCAGCTGCGGCATCCGCGGAATGCGGCTGCGCTCCCAGCGCCGCCGAAAGCCGCGCCTTCTGGAAGAACGGCAGTCTCAGCCGACGCGGCGCGCTCGGTCTCGGCGCTCTCAGCGTCGTCGCGCTCAGCGCGTTCGGCGTCACCTCCAGCGTCTCCGCCGCCTACGCCGCGAACTACCCGAGCTGGGACGACGTGCAGCGCGCGATGGCCAGCGAGTCGGCCAAGGCGGCAGAGGTCACCCGCATCCAGGGCCTGATCGACGGACTCACGCAGCGCGTGGCCGAGACGCAGGCTGCCGCCGAGGTTGCGACCAACGAGTTCTACGAGGCCCAGCAGGCGTTCTTCGACGCCGCCATGAAGGCCGACCAGCTGCAGGCGCAGGCCGACGCGCAGGCCGCACTCGCCGACGAGTCCACTCGCAAAGCCGCGCAGGTCGCCGCGCAGCTCTACCGCAACGGCGGCGACGACACCGCGCTCGAGCTGTTCTTCACGGGCTCCGCCGACAACGCCGACGAGCTGCTGTCGCGCCTCGGCTCGATGGACAAGCTCTTCGAGTACAACCAGTCGGTCTACGACAAGGCCGTCAAGGCGCGCGACTCGGCGCAGTCGCTCAGCGACCAGGCCGTGGTCGCCCGCAACGAGCGTGACCGCCTGCAGCAGATCGCCGAGCAGAAGATGGTCGAGGCGCAGGCCGCCGCGGACGCCGCACAGGCCGCCCTCGACGAGCAGACTGCGAACCTCGCCACCATGCAGGCGCAGCTCGCCGCCCTCAAAGACGCCACGGCCACCACGGTCGCCGGCTACCAGGAGGGTGTGCGCGTCGCCGAGGAGGAGCGCCGTCGCCGGGAGGCGGCAGAGGCGGCAGCGAACGCGGGCGGCAACAGCGGCGGCGGAGGAACCCCGGGAACCGGCGGGGGGGTGCGCCCGCACGGCGGCCACCGCAGCTCCGGATACGGCGCGCGTCCCGCTCCGTGCCGCGGATGCTCCACGTTCCACTACGGCGTCGACCTCGCGAACGGCTGCGGCGCAGCGATCTACGCCGCCCACTCCGGCACCATCGACTACGCGGCCCGCAACGGCGGCTACGGCAACTACATCCGCATCCAGCACGGCGGCGGCGTCGGCACCGGCTACGGGCACATCCGCGACGGAGGCTTCGCGGTCCGCCGCGGCCAGTGGGTCGAAGCCGGTCAGGTCATCGCGTATGCGGGCAACACCGGCAACTCCGCCGGCTGTCACCTGCACTTCGAGGTCTACATCAACGGCCGCACGGTCAACCCGATCGAGTTCATGGCGCAGCACGGCGTCTCGGTCTGATTCCGAGGCACCGCAGCCCCACCGCACGCGAAGACCCCCGGCCCGCTCAGCGGAACCGGGGGTCTCGTGCGTCGGATGCGGGTCAGTGGCCCTGCTCGGCGAAGCGGGCGATGGCCTCGTCGAGGATGCGCTGCGCCTCAGCGGCGCCGGCCCACTCGTCGACCTTGACCCACTTGTTGGGCTCGAGGTCCTTGTAGTGCTCGAAGAAGTGCGCGATCTCGCTCTTCGTGTGCTCCGGGATGTCGTCGATGTCGTGGATGTGCGCCCAGCGCGGGTCCTTCGACAGCACGGCGACCAGCTTGTCGTCGCCGCCGGCCTCGTCGCTCATGCGCAGCACCGCGACAGGACGGACGTTCACGACGACGCCCGGGTAGATCGGGTGGTCGAGCAGCACCAGCACGTCGAGCGGGTCGCCGTCCTCGCCGAGCGTGTTGTCGAAGTAGCCGTAGTCGGCCGGGTAGCCGAACGTCGTGTAGAGCACACGGTCGAGGTGGACTCGTCCGGTCTCGTGGTCGACTTCGTACTTCACGCGGCTGCCGCGCGGGATCTCGATGACGGCGTCGTGTGCGCCCATGCGTGTGCTCCTCAGAATGACGGTTGGATGCCGCGCACTAGCCTACTCGGGGCGTCCACCGGTCGTGTCTTCGCCCTGTCGCGGCGCCAGGCGCGTGAGAAGACGGTCGATGAGCGTCGACAGCGCTCCCGTGAACACGAGGACGAGCAGCGCCAGGTACCCCTGCGGGCCGACGGCCACAGCGATCGCGAGCGCGACGGCGAACAGGACGATCGCGGAGATGTCCGCCGCGGCTCCGTGCCGGATGCGCGCGGGCGCCGCCGTGGTGAGCTCCGGATGCCGCAGCAGATGCACGCGGGCCGCGAGCGACGTGACCTGCGTGAGGATGAGTGTGCCGATGTACAGCACCTGCTGCAGCGGATCGGTGTCCATCTGGCCGACCATCGCGGTCGGGACCGGCAACCACACGATCGTGGCGAGCCAGGCGATGTTCCACCAGAGCAGCGCACGAGTCATCGCGGTCACCTCGTCGTACTGTCTGTGGTGACCCATCCAGAAGTTCGCGATGAGCAGGAAGCTGAGCGCGAAGCTGAACAGCTGCCCGGCGTGCTCCTGCAAGAACTCCAGCGTGTCGATCCGAGCCGATGCCGCCTCCCCGACGGACTCCATGAGGGGGAGGATCAGGAGCGTCATCGCGATCGCCACGACCGCATCGACGAACGCCTTGAACCGCTCCGTCTTGTAGGACTGGGTGCTGGTGCGATCTGCCACGGCGCCAGACTAGTCCCCGCATCCCCCAGGCTGCGCCGCACGCGCTCACGCGGCGGTGCCCTAGCGTGGAGATGTGCCGTCGCTCTCACCTGCCGTCGCCGAGGTCCGTCTCGCCGTGCGCACCGCCCTCGCAGACCTGCCCGAAGGATCGACCGTCGTCGTCGCCCTCTCGGGCGGTCCTGACTCCCTCGCTCTCGCCGCCGCCACGGCGTTCGAGGCGCCTAAGCTCAGGCTGCGGGCGGCCTCGCTCACCGTCGACCACGGACTGCAGGACGGATCGGATGCCGTCGCCCAGCGTGCCGCGAAGACCGCTGCCGGGCTCGGGCTCGACGCGCTCGTGGTGCGGGTCGACGTCGGCACGGACGGCGGACCGGAGGCTGCGGCACGCGACGCCCGCTACAGCGTGCTCCGCGATGCGGCATCCGATGTGCACGCCGCGGCCGTCCTTCTGGGCCACACGCTCGACGACCAGGCCGAGACCGTGCTGCTCGGTTTGGCCAGGGGATCGGGTGCCGCGAGTCTGCAGGGCATGGCTCCCGCGCGGCGCGACGACGACGACGGCCTGCGCTGGGTGCGACCGCTGCTGGGCGTGCGGCGGGCGACCACCCGTGCGTTCTGCGAGGCGTCGGGCCTCGAGGTGTGGGACGACCCGCACAACGTCGAGCCCCGCTTCGCGCGCGTCAGGGTCCGCGAGCGGGTGCTCCCGGTGCTGGAGGCGGAGCTGGGGCCGGGGATCGCCGAGGCTCTCGCCCGCACGGCCGAGCAGCTGCGCGAGGACGCCGAAGCGTTCGACGAGATGATCCACGAGACCATCGAGGACATCGTCGAGCACGCCGAGGCCGGGATCTCGGTGAGCGCGGCCGCCCTCGCCGCTAACCCGGCCGCGCTCCGCAACCGCATCATCCGGCTCGTGGTCGACAGCGAGTTCGGCGTGAGCCTCACACGTGCGCAGACGGTCGAAGTGGCGCGCCTGGTCACGGACTGGTCGGGGCAGGGCCCCATCGACCTGCCCGGATGCTCGGCGTCGCGCATCGGCGGACGCATCGTCTTCACGGCGTCCGCGCGCTGATCCGCCCCGCCTTCGGGCGATCATGCGCAAGGTACGGTGCCGGTTCTTCCGGATGCCTTGTGCCGTGTCAGAACCGCTCGTGCTCGACGTGGCGCAGCTGCGGGATCAGGCGCACGGCTGACGCGGTGCTCGCCGCACGCGACGGCCCCCCGCATCCTGGGCCGGTTCTGACCAGGATGGGGGGCGCCGTCGTGCAGTGGGGGCGTTACCTCTTGCCGCCGAGCAGGCCGCCGAGGATGTCGCCGATTCCGCCACCGGAACCGCCGTTCCCACCGCCCAGAAGGCCACCGAGGATGTCACCAAGGCCGCCGCCGGAGCTGGACCCGCCGCCGTTCCCGCCGCCGAGCAGGCCGCCGATGATGTCGCCGATGCCACCGCCCGATGAGTCGGCCGACTCCTTCTTGTTCTTGTTCGCGTTCGCGATGAGTCCCATGATGATCGGCGCGAGGATGGGCAGGAGCTTGCCGAAGTCGATACCAGCCGTCTCCTTCGACGTCGTGAGCTTCTCGGTGACGTGCTTCTGGTCGGCACCGAGGATGTGCGACACGATCTTGCCGCCGTCCTCCTGATCGACGTCGTCGACGCGCGACGCGCCGGTCGTGCCCTCGTGCTTCCTCAGCGCGTTCTCGATCGCGGACGACCCTTCAGCCGTCGACGCGTTCTTGGCCAGCCCGCCCAGGAGCACGGCGCCGCCCTGCTCCACGGCAGCCTTGGCGACGTCACGCGAGACGCCGAGCTTCTCGGCGATGTCGTCGATGGGGACCTGGCTGAGGATGTCGTCGAGGGCCATGGGGTTCCTTCCGTTCGCGGCGCATGCGCCTCCTTCCGCACACAGTACTGCCGAAGAGGTGGCCGACGACATCCTCGGGGCCGACACATCGCCGCGCGTCGCCGTCTGACCGGATGCCGTGTGCCGCGGCATCCGGTCGTGTCGCCTAAAATCGATCCATGCGCGCCGCGGACATCCAGGACGACCTTGCCCAGATCCTCGTCACGGAGGAGGAGATCCGCGCCAAGCTCGATGAGCTCGCCGCGCAGGTCGCGGCCGACTACGAGGGCAAGGACCTGCTCCTCGTCGGTGTCCTCAAGGGCGCCATCATGGTGATGGCCGACTTCGCGCGGGCACTGCCGTTCCACGCACCCATGGACTGGATGGCGGTGTCGAGCTACGGGGCCAGCACGAAGTCCAGCGGTGTCGTGCAGATCCGCAAAGACCTCGACACCGACCTGCACGGCAAGCACGTGCTGATCGTCGAGGACATCATCGACTCCGGCCTCACACTGAGCTGGCTGCTGGAGAACTTCGAGTCCCGAGGCGCCGAGTCCATCGAAGTGCTGGCGCTCCTGCGCAAGCCTGAGGCGGCGAAGGTCGAAATCGACTGCAAGTACGTCGGGTTCGACATCCCCACGGAGTTCGTCGTCGGCTACGGCCTCGACTACGCGGAGCGTTACCGCAATCTGCGCGATGTCGCGGTGCTCGCCCCGCACGTGTACTCCTGATCCGTCGCCGAACCCTCTCCTGGGCCCGAACGCACGCGTGCCGTCGCCCGCTACGCCGTGGGTGAACGCACAGCAGCCACCAAGCGCTCCCGCGATACGCTGATCCGACCATGGACGTGAAGAAGCTCACCCGGAATCCGCTGATCTACGTGGCCCTGATCGGTCTGCTGCTGTTCGGCGGCTTCCTGCTGATCTCCACCCTCGGCGCGCCCAAGCAGATCACCACGCAGGAGGGCCTGAAGCTCCTCGCCGGCCAGACGGTGACCGAGGTCGTGAACACCGACGGCGATCAGCGCGTCGACATGACCCTCTCCAAGCCCTACGAGGGTGCCGAGGCCGTGCAGTTCTACTACGTCGAAGCCCGCGCCGCCGACGTCGTGAAGGCGATTGACGAGGCGAACCCCAAGGAGGGTTTCAACGACGCCGTGCCGCGCGCGACCTGGTTCGACGGCTTCCTCTCGCTGCTGCTTCCGATGCTGTTGCTGGGCCTGCTGTTCTGGTGGCTGCTCTCGTCGATGCAGGGCGGCGGCGGCAAGGTCATGCAGTTCGGCAAGTCCAAGGCCAAGCTCGTCAACAAGGAGACGCCGACCGTCACGTTCGCCGACGTCGCCGGCGCCGACGAAGCGATCGAGGAGCTCCACGAGATCAAGGAGTTCCTGCAGGACCCGGCGAAGTTCCAGGCGATCGGCGCACGCATCCCGAAGGGTGTGCTGCTGTACGGCCCTCCGGGAACCGGCAAGACGCTCCTCGCCCGCGCCGTCGCAGGCGAGGCGGGCGCCCCCTTCTACTCGATCTCCGGTTCCGACTTCGTCGAGATGTTCGTCGGCGTCGGCGCCTCCCGTGTGCGCGACCTGTTCAACCAGGCCAAGGAGAACGCCCCGGCGATCATCTTCATCGACGAGATCGACGCCGTCGGCCGTCACCGTGGCGCCGGACTCGGCGGCGGCAACGACGAGCGCGAGCAGACCCTCAACCAGATGCTCGTCGAGATGGACGGCTTCGACCCGAACGCGAACGTCATCGTGATCGCGGCGACCAACCGTCCCGACATCCTCGACCCGGCTCTGCTGCGCCCCGGCCGCTTCGACCGCCAGATCGGCGTCGACGCCCCCGACCTCAAGGGTCGCCAGCGCATCCTCGAGGTGCACGCCAAGGGCAAGCCCCTCTCGAAGAGCGTCGACCTCGAGGTCGTCGCCCGCAAGACCCCCGGGTTCACGGGCGCCGATCTCGCGAACGTGCTCAACGAGGCCGCGCTGCTCACCGCGCGCTCCAACGCGCAGCTCATCGACAACCGTGCGCTCGACGAGGCGATCGACCGCGTCATCGCCGGTCCGCAGCGCCGCACCCGCGTGATGAAGGACAAGGAGAAGCTCATCACGGCGTACCACGAGGGCGGCCATGCCCTCGCCGCCGCCGCGATGAACCACACCGACCCCGTCACGAAGATCACCATCCTCCCTCGCGGCAAGGCCCTCGGCTACACGATGGTGCTGCCGCTCGACGACAAGTACTCCGTCACCCGCAACGAGCTGCAGGATCAGCTGACGTACGCCATGGGCGGTCGCGTCGCCGAGGAGATCGTCTTCCACGACCCGACCACGGGCGCATCCAACGACATCGAGAAGGCGACCTCGATCGCCCGCAAGATGGTCATCGAGTACGGCATGACCACCGAGGTCGGTCCGGTCAAGCTCGGCTCGGAGGGCGGCGACATGTTCGTCGCGCGCGACATGGGCCGCGGACGCGAGTACTCCGAGAAGGTCGCCGAGCGCGTCGACGCCGAAGTGCGCGCCCTCATCGAGCAGGCGCACAACGAGGCCTATCAGGTCATCAGCGAGAACCGTGAGATCCTCGATCGCCTCGCTCTCGCGCTGCTGGAGGAGGAGACGCTCGACCACAACCGCATCGCGGAGATCTTCCAGGACGTGAAGAAGCTCCCGGAGCGTCCGCTCTGGCTCTCCAGCGAGGACCGTCCGGTCTCCGACCTGCCGCCGATCGAGGTGCCCAAGCGCGACGTGTCGCTCGCCGCGTCGGTCGAAGCACCTGCCGCCACGCCTCGTACGCAGTCGGGCGCGGCCGGCGCCGGCCACGCGCGCCCCGCGACGGCCTGACCATGGCCGTCGACCGGGAACGGGTCGCACGGCTGACCCGCGAACTGCTCGAAGCGATCGGCGAGGAACCCGAGCGCCCTGGGCTGCGCCAGACCCCCGCCCGCATGGCCGACCTGTACTCCGAGTTCTTCTCGGGCGTGGGAGAGGACCCCGGCGCACCCCTGGCGCACACGATCAGCGTGACCCGTGGTCCCGCCCCGGACACGCTGCCCTCGGGGGCCGTGCTCCTGCGCGACATCCGGTTCCGTTCCGTGTGCGAGCATCATCTGCTGCCTTTCGCGGGCCGCGCGCACATCGCCTACCTCCCCGGTGAGCAGGTGGTCGGTCTCGGAGCGCTCGTGCGGGTCGTCGAGATCCTCGCCGCACGGCCGCAGGTGCAGGAGCGGCTCGGCGAGCAGATCGCCGACGCCATCGCGGAGCACCTCGACACGAGGGGAGTGCTCGTCGTGCTCGATGCGACGCACGGATGCGTGACGATGCGCGGAGGACGACAGCCGGAAGCCTCCATGCTGACGATCGCGGCGCGCGGTGCCTACACGGATGCCGTGAGCCGCACCGAGCTCATCGCGCTCATCAGTACCGGCGGCGGATCGAGCGCCGATCCGGGGGTGGCCGCGTGGCCCGGTGACGGCGCGGGGACGGCCGCTCCGTGACCGCGATCTGGGGCATCGTCAACGTCACGCCCGACTCGTTCAGCGACGGCGGCCGCTTCCTGGCCGCGGACGACGCCGTCGCGCACGGGCTCCGGCTGCGCGCAGAGGGGGCGTCTGTGCTCGACATCGGCGGCGAGTCGACACGACCCGGTGCCGAGCGCGTGAGCCCCGAGGTCGAGCAGGCTCGCGTGATCCCCGTGATCGAACAGCTCGCCGAAGCCGGAGTGCCGGTGAGCATCGACACCCTCAACGCGTCGACCGCGGCCGCTGCCGTGCGGGCGGGAGCGCGCATCGTCAACGACGTGTCCGGCGGGCTCGCCGACCCCGAGATGCGGGCGGCCGTCGCCGAGTCCGGCGCCGACTACGTGATCGGGCACTGGCGCGGATTCTCCTCCGACATGTACGCGCGCGCCGAGTACCGCCGTGTCGCGCGAGAGGTCGCGGGGGAGCTTCAGGAGCGGATCGGTGAGGCCGCGGCATCCGGCATCGCCCCGTCGCGTCTCATTGTCGACCCCGGGATCGGCTTCGCCAAGGCAGGGGCGCAGAACTGGGACGTGCTGCGGGGTCTCGACGAGATCGTCGCACTCGGGCCGCGCGTGCTCGTCGGCACGTCGCGCAAGCGGTTCCTCGCCGAGACGCTGCAGCGCACGGCCGGCGGCGAGACCGCCGACCTCGCCGGGGTGTCGACGGAGCGGCGCGATCTCGCGACCGCTGTGACCAGTGCCCTCGCCGCGCGGGCCGGCGCATGGGCGGTGCGCGTGCACGACGTGGCGGCGACGCGCGATGCGCTCGCGGTGGTGCACGCCTGGGACGGTGCCTGAGGCGAGGCCGTCCCCCTGTCACCATGGCCGGAACGTACCCTGGGATCATGCACCTCGACGAGATCCGCCTCACCGGGCTCACCGTGTTCGGCCGCCACGGCGTCTACGATCACGAACGCGGGAACGGGCAGGAGTTCACCATCGACGTGACCCTGCGGATGCCGCTGCATCCGGCAGCCTCGTCCGACGACGTCGCCGACACCGTGCACTATGGAGAGCTCGCCGAGCGGATCGCCGAGATCGTCTCCGGCGACCCGGTCAACCTCATCGAGACCCTCGCCGAGCGCGTCGCCGACGCCGCGCTCGCCGACTCCCGCGTCCGCGAGGCGAGCGTCACGGTGCACAAGCCGCACGCCCCGATCCCGCTCACGTTCGCCGACGTCTCGGTGACCGTTCACCGCACGCGACAGGAGGTGCCGTTGTGAGCCGCAACCTGACCATCCCGCCGGACATCCCGCCCTCGACGACAGGACGAGAGGATGCCGTCGCCGTCGTCGCACTCGGTGCGAACCTCGGCGATCGCGAAGACACGATCCGCCGTGCCGCCGAGCGCATCGCGCGGCTGCCCCTCGTGAGCGACGTGCGGTTGTCACGCTTGATCGAGAGCGTCGCGATCAAGCTCGACGGGCCCGACCCCGACGCTCCCGTCTATGTGAACGCCGTGGCGCTCGTCACCACGCGCCTCGCGCCGGAGATCCTCCTCGGCATGCTCCACGCGATCGAGGCGGAGAACGGCCGCGAGCGACTGGAGAGGTGGGGCGACCGCACGCTCGACCTCGACCTCATCGCGTACGACGACGAAACCTCCGACGAGCCCCACCTGCAGCTGCCGCATCCGCGGGCGTCCGAGCGGCTGTTCGTCTTGGAGCCCTGGCTGGAGCTCGACCCCGACGCCGTGCTGCCAGGGCGGGGCAGGGTGGCCGACCTCGTCGCGCGGCTGCGCGCTGGGGGAGAGTGATGCGGCGCACATCTGCCGGACTCCTCGTCGTGCTGGCGCTGCTCGCGGGCGGCGCCGGCTTCCTCCTCGACCACGTGCGCACCGCCATGGGGCGGGCGACCTTCACCCCGTCGCTGTTCCTCCCGGTGCTCCTGGTCATCATCGGTGTGGCCTCGCTCGTGCTCGCCTGGCCGGTGCGGCGCAGCGTGCGCACCGGCATCCGCATCGACCCCTTCCGGGCGCTTCGCGCTGTCACGCTCGCGCGCGCGTCGAGCCTCCTCGGAGCCATCATGGCGGGCTTCGGCGCGGGTCTGCTGGCCTACCTGCTGTCGCGGCCGATCGATCCGCGGGTAGGGTCGACAGTGGCCTTGATCGCACTGATCGGCGGCGCGGTCGTGCTCGTGATCGCCGCGCTCGTGGCCGAACAGCTCTGCACCATCCCGAAGGATCCCGATGACTCAGAACCCCGAGACCCCTCCGCTGAACCAGGACCCTCGGAGTACGACGCAGGGCACTGACCCCGGCGTTCTGGACCGCGGCACCTACACCGCACTGCGCACGCCCCGCAGCGCCGCACGGCTCGAGCTCGACGGCGTGTGGCACCAGATCTCTCCGCGGTACGTCGTGTCGCAGATCGTGCAGAACCTCATCGTGATCGCGCTGGTCGTGATCGCCGCCCTCGTGCTGACGTTCGTGCTCGAGCAGCAGTGGGCGCTCATCCCGGCCGGCGTCGTCGTGCTCCTCACCCTCGCGACCCTCGTGGTCTTGCCGCGACAGGCGCGCGCGATCGGATACATGCTGCGCGACGACGACATCGTCTTCCGCAAGGGGATCCTGTGGCAGCGGATCATCGCGGTGCCGTACGGACGCATGCAGCTCGTCGACATCACGCAGGGCCCGCTCGACCGTGCCTTCTCGGTGTCGCAGCTCAAGCTGGTCACGGCTGCCGCGACCACGGGAGTGCAGATCCCCGGCCTCACCCCCGACGCCGCCGAGGCCCTGCGCGACACGCTCATCGAGGTCGCCGAGACCCGCCGGACCGGACTGTGAGCGAGCAGCCGCCCATCGCGTCCGCCCAGGCTCCTGCCGGTCAGCCGACGCTCGCCGACGGCGAGTGGCACCGGATGCACCCGCTGACGCCGCTCTTCAAGGGCGGCCTCGCCCTCATCGTCGTCGGCGGTCTGGTCTTCGCGAACCTGCGCGACCGCCTCATCGCCTGGGTGGTCGACCTCTTCGAGCCCGATGCGCACGACGACTACAACGGCGGAGATGCGGTCGACTGGGTCGTCGCGAACAACCTCGCGCTGGTCGTGCTGCTCGGCGTGCTCGCGCTCGTCGTGGTCCTCGTCGGCATCTTCTGGGTGGTCTGGCGCTTTCAGCAGTTCCGCATCACCGGCGATCACGTCGAGGTGCGCAAGGGCATCGTGTTCCGTTCGCACCGCCGAGCGCCTCTCGACCGGGTGCAGGGCGTCAACCTCACGCGTCCTTTCCCGGCGCGGCTCATCGGGCTGGCCAAGCTCGAAGTGGTCGGCGCGGGCAACGATGCGAACGTCGAGCTCGAGTACCTCGCCACGGCACGCGCGGAGTCGGTGCGCGCCGACATCCTGCGCCTGGCGTCCGGGGCGCGCGCGGCTCGCCAGGCGGCCGCATCCGGGACTCCGATGCCCGCCGGTGCGCCAGGATCGGTTCGCGCCCAGCTCTCGGGCGTCGTGGGCGACGGGGTCAACGGACTCATCGCGGGCGTCGACCTGGCCGATGTCGCGCCCGAGAGCGTGGTGAAGATCCCCGCGGGGCGGCTTATCGGCTCGCAGCTGATCTCGAGCGTGCTGTGGCTGGGCTTCTTCGGCGTGATCTTCCTCCTGGCGATGGGCGGCGTGCTCTTCGGAGCGATCGTCGACGATGCGCCGGTCGACGGCATCGTCGGACTCGGCGTGGGACTGGGCGTCGGCATCCCCCTCATCATCACGACCGTCGGAATCACGTGGGCGCGGATCTCCACGTCGCTGCGATACGCGATCGCGCCGACACCCGATGGCGTGCGCATCACGTACGGCCTGCTCACGACGGTCACCGAGACCCTTCCGCCTGGCCGCATCTTCGCCGTCGAAGTGTCGCAGTCGCTGCTGTGGCGCCCGTTCGGCTGGTGGACGATCAAGATCAACCGCATGAGCGGCAAGAGCGCGTCGCAGCAGCAGTCCGGCAACGCGCAGCAGTTCAACGTGGTGCTGCCGGTGGGGAAGCGGGCCGACGTCGAGCGCGTTCTCGCCCTGATCCTCCCCGACGCCCCTGCGTCGGACATCCCTCTGGTGTGGGAGCACGGGATCCTCGGGCCCGCAGCCGACGACCCCTATCGCACGATGCCCGCACGCGCGTGGTGGCGTCGGCCGCTGTCGTGGAAGCGGCACGGTTACGCCGTCACGGATTTCGGCGTGCTGCTGCGTCGCGGAACGGTATGGCGCAAGCTCGCCGTCTTCCCTCTGGCGCGGATGCAGGGCGTCTCGCTCGCGCAGGGACCGATCGACCGCGCGCAGCGCGTGTCGGGCGCCCAGGTGCACTCGGTGCAAGGTCCGATCACCGGCGTGCTCTCCGGCCTCGAACGTGCCGATGCGCTGCACCTTCTCGACGAGGTCAGCCGGGCGGCGGTGCGCGCAGCCGCACTCGACCAGTCCCACCGCTGGGGGGAGCACGCGACACCCGCCCC
This Microbacterium sp. XT11 DNA region includes the following protein-coding sequences:
- a CDS encoding PH domain-containing protein is translated as MSEQPPIASAQAPAGQPTLADGEWHRMHPLTPLFKGGLALIVVGGLVFANLRDRLIAWVVDLFEPDAHDDYNGGDAVDWVVANNLALVVLLGVLALVVVLVGIFWVVWRFQQFRITGDHVEVRKGIVFRSHRRAPLDRVQGVNLTRPFPARLIGLAKLEVVGAGNDANVELEYLATARAESVRADILRLASGARAARQAAASGTPMPAGAPGSVRAQLSGVVGDGVNGLIAGVDLADVAPESVVKIPAGRLIGSQLISSVLWLGFFGVIFLLAMGGVLFGAIVDDAPVDGIVGLGVGLGVGIPLIITTVGITWARISTSLRYAIAPTPDGVRITYGLLTTVTETLPPGRIFAVEVSQSLLWRPFGWWTIKINRMSGKSASQQQSGNAQQFNVVLPVGKRADVERVLALILPDAPASDIPLVWEHGILGPAADDPYRTMPARAWWRRPLSWKRHGYAVTDFGVLLRRGTVWRKLAVFPLARMQGVSLAQGPIDRAQRVSGAQVHSVQGPITGVLSGLERADALHLLDEVSRAAVRAAALDQSHRWGEHATPAPSADAASPEPAFVAPPVPPLAVPPVQAPVPPAAQPVSPVPPVQAPMPPMQPPLPPVPPVPPVQPPAQPGAGEAR
- the folK gene encoding 2-amino-4-hydroxy-6-hydroxymethyldihydropteridine diphosphokinase, with protein sequence MSRNLTIPPDIPPSTTGREDAVAVVALGANLGDREDTIRRAAERIARLPLVSDVRLSRLIESVAIKLDGPDPDAPVYVNAVALVTTRLAPEILLGMLHAIEAENGRERLERWGDRTLDLDLIAYDDETSDEPHLQLPHPRASERLFVLEPWLELDPDAVLPGRGRVADLVARLRAGGE
- a CDS encoding PH domain-containing protein, with amino-acid sequence MTQNPETPPLNQDPRSTTQGTDPGVLDRGTYTALRTPRSAARLELDGVWHQISPRYVVSQIVQNLIVIALVVIAALVLTFVLEQQWALIPAGVVVLLTLATLVVLPRQARAIGYMLRDDDIVFRKGILWQRIIAVPYGRMQLVDITQGPLDRAFSVSQLKLVTAAATTGVQIPGLTPDAAEALRDTLIEVAETRRTGL
- a CDS encoding DUF3180 domain-containing protein, which translates into the protein MRRTSAGLLVVLALLAGGAGFLLDHVRTAMGRATFTPSLFLPVLLVIIGVASLVLAWPVRRSVRTGIRIDPFRALRAVTLARASSLLGAIMAGFGAGLLAYLLSRPIDPRVGSTVALIALIGGAVVLVIAALVAEQLCTIPKDPDDSEPRDPSAEPGPSEYDAGH